One Mycolicibacterium fortuitum subsp. fortuitum genomic window carries:
- a CDS encoding DUF4878 domain-containing protein has product MSNPTGPDKDRTPGRRDERAEPAGYASDTPTEKVELPSPAEMSALSEPATEIIGSADEVTEAVALSEERRFTAPSGFDSSTQKIDTPPDPETEVFAPPAEGDTASAEAPKGAAPKVIPPREESPQEPAPTARRSWGWVVAVILVIAALVAIAVLGTVLLTRKSSSAASQEDDVRTTIQDFDSAIQRGDLAALRSMTCGSTRDNYVKYDQKAWDETHARVQAAKQYPVVASIDQVVVNGDHAEANVTSFMAFAPQTRSTRSFDLQFRDNQWKICQAPTG; this is encoded by the coding sequence ATGTCGAACCCAACGGGACCTGACAAAGACCGCACGCCAGGCCGGCGAGACGAGCGGGCCGAACCGGCCGGCTACGCCAGCGATACACCGACCGAGAAGGTCGAGTTGCCCTCGCCGGCCGAAATGTCGGCGTTGTCCGAGCCGGCCACCGAGATCATCGGATCGGCCGACGAAGTCACCGAGGCGGTGGCGCTCAGCGAAGAACGACGCTTCACCGCGCCGTCGGGCTTCGACAGCTCGACGCAGAAGATCGACACCCCTCCCGACCCGGAGACCGAGGTGTTCGCCCCGCCCGCCGAGGGCGACACCGCCTCGGCGGAGGCCCCGAAAGGCGCCGCCCCAAAGGTCATTCCACCGCGCGAGGAATCACCTCAGGAACCCGCACCCACCGCCCGCCGCAGCTGGGGATGGGTGGTGGCAGTCATTCTGGTGATCGCGGCCCTGGTGGCGATCGCCGTGCTCGGCACGGTGTTGCTGACCCGCAAATCGTCATCGGCCGCCTCCCAGGAAGACGACGTCCGCACCACCATCCAGGACTTCGACTCGGCCATCCAGCGTGGCGACCTGGCCGCACTGCGGTCGATGACCTGCGGCAGTACCCGCGACAACTACGTCAAGTACGACCAGAAGGCCTGGGACGAAACCCACGCCCGGGTTCAGGCCGCCAAGCAGTACCCCGTCGTGGCCAGCATCGACCAGGTGGTCGTCAACGGCGACCACGCCGAAGCCAACGTCACCAGCTTCATGGCGTTTGCTCCGCAAACCCGCTCCACCCGCAGCTTCGACCTCCAGTTCCGCGACAATCAGTGGAAGATCTGCCAGGCTCCTACCGGATAG
- a CDS encoding CHAP domain-containing protein has translation MTLRGTKLWLALCAFGAVIVVGVAALLIRHPGSPLDLLPGKSVAFPRIDRATLDPAQTRIVDVLQAQYDAQPGGSHFSEGIEEPWCADFVSWVLNEAGRPLSNPNSGSWRIPGVYTLQEYYQAAGRFAEPAGYRPRIADVVMYADGSPLGLHTNFVVAVEGNAITTVGGNEEGGIRVHTLDNAEMAGILGYGRLTA, from the coding sequence GTGACCCTGCGCGGAACCAAGCTCTGGTTGGCACTGTGCGCATTCGGCGCGGTGATCGTGGTCGGTGTGGCCGCCCTGCTGATCCGGCATCCCGGCTCGCCACTCGACCTGTTGCCCGGCAAATCGGTTGCCTTTCCCCGGATCGACCGTGCGACGCTCGATCCGGCCCAGACACGCATCGTCGATGTGCTGCAGGCGCAGTACGACGCCCAGCCGGGCGGCAGCCACTTCTCCGAAGGCATCGAGGAGCCGTGGTGTGCCGACTTCGTCAGCTGGGTGCTCAACGAAGCGGGCCGGCCGCTGTCCAACCCCAACTCGGGGAGCTGGCGGATTCCGGGCGTGTACACGCTGCAGGAGTACTACCAAGCAGCGGGCCGGTTCGCCGAACCCGCCGGATACCGTCCGCGCATCGCAGACGTGGTGATGTACGCAGACGGCAGCCCGCTCGGCCTGCACACCAATTTCGTTGTGGCCGTGGAAGGCAACGCGATCACCACAGTCGGCGGCAACGAGGAGGGCGGCATCCGGGTGCATACCCTCGACAACGCCGAGATGGCGGGCATCCTGGGGTACGGGCGACTGACCGCCTGA
- a CDS encoding cytochrome P450: MSAPITLPPVHMRRNAFDPTPDLREIRETEGVRRVISALGNAVYLVTRHEDVKAVLGDHERFSNSRPPGFALPGAPEMSDEELASARAGNLLGLDPPEHQRLRRMLTAEFTIRRMKRLEPRIVEIVDSRLDAMAAAGPPSDLVADFALPIPSLVICELLGVPYEDRDDFQQRSTHQLDLSLPIAERLALQRQSRDYMRGLVGRARRQPGEDILGMLVRDHGGELSDDELVGIAGLLLLAGHETTSNMLGLGVLALLRHPDQLAAVRDDADAVGPAVEELLRWLSIVQNAIPRFTTTEVEVAGVRIPAGELVFASLPAGNRDPGFIDAPDVLDIRRGVPGHLAFGHGVHHCLGAPLARMEMRIALPALLSRFPTLALGEPFEAVQYRSFHFIYGLKSLAVTW, from the coding sequence ATGAGTGCGCCGATCACGCTGCCGCCAGTGCACATGCGGCGCAATGCCTTCGACCCGACGCCGGACTTGCGCGAGATCCGTGAGACCGAAGGGGTTCGCAGGGTGATCAGCGCGCTCGGCAATGCCGTGTACCTGGTCACCCGGCACGAGGACGTCAAGGCCGTACTGGGCGACCACGAGCGGTTCTCCAACAGCAGGCCGCCGGGATTCGCCCTGCCCGGGGCCCCCGAGATGTCCGACGAGGAACTGGCCAGTGCCCGGGCCGGCAACCTGTTGGGGCTCGATCCGCCCGAACACCAGCGACTGCGCCGCATGCTCACCGCGGAGTTCACCATCCGCCGGATGAAGCGGCTCGAACCTCGGATCGTCGAGATCGTGGACTCCCGGCTCGACGCGATGGCCGCGGCCGGCCCACCGTCGGATCTGGTGGCCGACTTTGCGCTGCCCATCCCCTCACTGGTGATCTGCGAGCTGCTCGGCGTGCCGTACGAGGACCGCGACGACTTTCAGCAACGCTCGACGCACCAGCTCGACCTGTCGTTGCCCATCGCCGAACGCCTTGCGCTGCAACGGCAGAGCCGTGACTACATGCGTGGCCTCGTCGGCCGGGCCCGCCGGCAGCCGGGCGAGGACATCCTGGGCATGCTCGTGCGCGACCACGGCGGCGAGCTGTCCGACGACGAACTCGTAGGCATCGCTGGGCTGCTGCTCCTCGCCGGGCACGAAACCACGTCGAACATGCTGGGCCTGGGCGTCCTCGCGCTGCTGCGCCACCCCGATCAGCTGGCCGCGGTACGCGACGACGCGGACGCCGTCGGCCCGGCCGTCGAGGAACTCCTTCGCTGGCTGTCCATCGTCCAGAACGCCATCCCGCGCTTCACCACCACCGAGGTCGAAGTCGCCGGGGTCCGCATACCGGCCGGCGAGTTGGTGTTTGCCTCCCTGCCCGCCGGCAACCGGGACCCCGGCTTCATCGACGCACCCGACGTGCTCGACATTCGGCGCGGTGTACCCGGACATCTGGCTTTCGGCCACGGCGTGCACCACTGCCTGGGGGCACCGCTGGCCCGCATGGAGATGCGGATCGCCCTCCCCGCGCTGCTTAGCCGCTTTCCGACCCTGGCGCTCGGGGAACCCTTCGAGGCCGTGCAGTACCGGTCTTTTCACTTCATCTACGGGCTCAAATCGTTGGCGGTAACGTGGTGA
- a CDS encoding adenylosuccinate synthase, with protein MPAIVLIGAQWGDEGKGKATDLLGGRVQWVVRYQGGNNAGHTVVLPTGENFALHLIPSGILTPGVTNVIGNGVVVDPGVLLTELQGLEDRGVDTSGLLISADAHLLMPYHVAIDKVVERYAGSKKIGTTGRGIGPCYQDKIARIGIRVADVLDEQLLAEKIEAALEFKNQVLVKIYNRKALEPAEVLENLLTQAEGFKHRIADARLLLNQALEKGETVLLEGSQGTLLDVDHGTYPFVTSSNPTAGGAAVGSGIGPTRITTVLGILKAYTTRVGSGPFPTELFDEHGAYLAKTGGEVGVTTGRARRCGWFDAVIARYATRVNGITDYFLTKLDVLSSLETVPVCVGYKVDGKRTNEMPMTQSDIHRAEPIYEELPGWWEDISAAREFSDLPAKAQDYVLRLEELAGAHVSCIGVGPGREQTIVRRDILAAK; from the coding sequence ATGCCGGCAATCGTCCTCATCGGCGCCCAGTGGGGCGACGAGGGCAAAGGTAAGGCCACCGATCTGCTCGGTGGACGCGTGCAGTGGGTGGTTCGCTACCAGGGGGGTAACAACGCCGGGCACACCGTCGTCCTGCCCACCGGGGAGAACTTCGCGCTGCACCTGATCCCGTCGGGCATCCTGACGCCAGGGGTCACCAACGTCATCGGTAACGGCGTCGTGGTCGACCCGGGCGTGCTGCTGACCGAGCTGCAGGGCCTGGAGGATCGCGGCGTCGATACCTCGGGCCTGCTGATCTCCGCCGACGCGCACCTGCTGATGCCCTATCACGTCGCCATCGACAAGGTCGTGGAGCGCTACGCGGGCAGCAAGAAGATCGGCACCACCGGCCGCGGCATCGGTCCCTGCTACCAGGACAAGATCGCCCGTATCGGCATTCGGGTCGCCGACGTGCTCGACGAGCAGCTGCTGGCCGAAAAGATCGAAGCGGCACTGGAATTCAAGAACCAGGTGCTGGTCAAGATCTACAACCGCAAGGCGCTCGAACCGGCCGAGGTTCTCGAGAACCTGCTGACCCAGGCCGAAGGCTTCAAGCACCGCATCGCCGATGCCCGCCTGCTGCTCAACCAGGCGCTGGAAAAAGGCGAGACCGTGCTGCTGGAGGGGTCACAGGGCACGCTGCTCGACGTCGACCACGGCACCTATCCGTTCGTCACCTCGTCGAACCCGACCGCGGGCGGCGCCGCCGTCGGCTCCGGGATCGGGCCGACCCGGATCACCACGGTGCTGGGAATCCTCAAGGCCTACACCACCCGCGTCGGGTCGGGCCCGTTCCCCACAGAGCTGTTCGACGAGCACGGCGCCTACCTGGCCAAGACCGGCGGCGAGGTCGGTGTGACCACCGGACGCGCCCGACGCTGCGGTTGGTTCGACGCGGTGATCGCGCGGTACGCCACCCGGGTCAACGGCATCACCGACTACTTCCTGACCAAGCTGGACGTGCTGTCCAGCCTGGAGACCGTGCCGGTGTGCGTCGGATACAAGGTCGACGGCAAGCGCACCAACGAGATGCCCATGACGCAGTCCGATATCCATCGCGCCGAGCCGATCTACGAAGAGCTGCCGGGTTGGTGGGAGGACATCTCCGCAGCCCGTGAGTTCTCCGATCTGCCCGCCAAGGCCCAGGATTACGTGCTGCGGCTGGAAGAGCTTGCCGGCGCCCATGTTTCGTGCATCGGCGTGGGTCCGGGCCGCGAGCAGACGATCGTGCGCCGTGACATCCTGGCCGCCAAGTGA
- a CDS encoding nitroreductase family deazaflavin-dependent oxidoreductase encodes MPWWEKYIGLPMLMLHDKIYKATDGRIGHRIPGGPLTLILHTVGAKTGQQRASSLAYARDGDNYLVVASKGGEPTAPGWYHNLKANPHAEINVGPKRFKVTAAPVLPDAAEYPRLWRIVNDMPGNKDRYIGYQKRTTRPIPVIVLTPEVTPR; translated from the coding sequence ATGCCGTGGTGGGAGAAGTACATCGGGCTGCCGATGTTGATGCTGCACGACAAGATCTACAAGGCCACAGACGGACGGATCGGGCATCGCATTCCCGGCGGCCCCCTGACCCTGATCCTGCACACCGTCGGCGCCAAGACCGGTCAGCAACGGGCCAGCTCACTCGCGTATGCCCGTGACGGCGACAACTACCTGGTGGTGGCGTCGAAGGGCGGTGAGCCGACGGCCCCGGGCTGGTACCACAATCTGAAGGCCAATCCGCATGCCGAGATCAACGTCGGCCCGAAGCGGTTCAAGGTGACCGCTGCGCCGGTGCTTCCGGACGCGGCCGAGTACCCGCGGCTGTGGCGGATCGTCAATGACATGCCGGGCAACAAGGACCGATACATCGGGTATCAGAAGCGAACGACGCGACCGATCCCGGTGATCGTGCTGACGCCCGAAGTCACTCCCCGGTGA
- a CDS encoding site-2 protease family protein yields the protein MNIRPLHQSVRPSPVFLVVVALTVGGGVLAWLAADAVKPLSYVGVFILVIAGWLVSLCLHEFGHAFTAWRFGDHDVAVRGYLTLNPLKYSHPLLSLGFPVLVIALGGIGLPGGAVYVRTSWMTARQKTLVSLAGPAANLVLAVLLLAITWAFFDPAHLVFWSGLAFLGFLQVTAVVLNLLPVPGLDGYGALEPHLSPETQRALEPAKQWGLFILLILLFTPVLNRWFFSVVFWFVDLSGVPSQLVSIGSQLTRFWSAWL from the coding sequence GTGAACATCCGCCCGCTGCATCAGTCGGTACGGCCCAGCCCCGTCTTCCTGGTTGTCGTCGCACTCACCGTCGGCGGTGGGGTGCTGGCCTGGCTGGCTGCCGACGCCGTGAAGCCGCTGTCCTACGTCGGCGTCTTCATCCTGGTGATCGCGGGCTGGCTGGTGTCGCTGTGCCTGCACGAGTTCGGCCATGCGTTCACCGCGTGGCGGTTCGGTGATCACGATGTGGCGGTGCGCGGCTATCTGACGCTCAACCCGCTCAAGTACTCCCATCCCCTGCTGTCGCTGGGTTTTCCCGTGCTGGTCATCGCTCTCGGCGGGATCGGACTGCCGGGCGGGGCGGTGTATGTGCGCACTTCCTGGATGACGGCCCGGCAGAAGACTCTCGTCAGCCTGGCCGGACCGGCCGCCAACCTGGTGCTCGCCGTCCTCCTCCTGGCCATCACCTGGGCCTTCTTCGATCCCGCCCACCTGGTGTTCTGGTCCGGGCTGGCGTTCCTCGGATTTCTCCAGGTCACTGCCGTGGTGCTGAACCTGCTGCCCGTTCCCGGGCTGGACGGCTACGGCGCGCTGGAACCGCACCTGAGCCCCGAGACCCAACGTGCGCTGGAGCCGGCCAAGCAGTGGGGGCTGTTCATCCTGCTGATCCTGCTGTTCACACCGGTGCTCAACCGTTGGTTCTTCTCGGTCGTGTTCTGGTTCGTCGACCTGTCCGGCGTGCCGAGCCAACTGGTATCGATCGGCAGCCAGCTGACCCGGTTCTGGTCGGCCTGGCTCTGA
- a CDS encoding PaaI family thioesterase encodes MTDERPSVFEQHGGFPVFETADPGPGFARFLTAMRRAQDLAVSANPDSDTWDDAADRAEELVKLLGPYEAAEGVGPANRVPSLPGVGSLLMPPFTVSKFEPEGVELKVTFSRFHVGGNYAVHGGVLPLLFDSVFGMVIHAAGRPISRTAFLHVDYRKVTPIDTELTARGWVREAEGRKAFVNAELRDPDENLLAEANGLMLRLLPGQP; translated from the coding sequence GTGACAGACGAGCGGCCCTCCGTCTTCGAGCAGCACGGCGGATTCCCGGTATTCGAAACAGCTGATCCCGGGCCGGGTTTCGCGCGGTTTCTGACCGCGATGCGCCGAGCACAGGATCTCGCCGTGTCGGCCAACCCGGACAGCGACACCTGGGATGATGCGGCCGACCGGGCCGAGGAGCTCGTCAAGCTGCTCGGCCCGTATGAGGCGGCCGAGGGCGTCGGCCCGGCCAACCGGGTGCCGTCCCTGCCCGGTGTCGGCAGTCTGCTGATGCCGCCGTTCACCGTGTCGAAATTCGAGCCCGAGGGCGTCGAGCTGAAGGTCACGTTCAGCCGCTTCCACGTCGGCGGCAACTATGCGGTGCACGGCGGTGTGCTGCCGCTGTTGTTCGACTCTGTGTTCGGCATGGTGATCCACGCCGCCGGCCGGCCGATCAGCCGCACCGCGTTCCTGCATGTGGACTACCGCAAGGTCACGCCCATCGATACCGAGCTGACCGCCCGCGGTTGGGTGCGTGAGGCCGAGGGCCGCAAGGCCTTTGTGAACGCCGAATTGCGTGACCCCGACGAGAATCTGCTCGCCGAGGCCAACGGCCTGATGCTCCGGCTGCTGCCCGGCCAGCCCTAG
- a CDS encoding ferredoxin: MRVEADQDACIASGNCVMISDVVFDQDEDGVVEVLVDEVPDDQVEQARQAVKLCPASALKLTGE, from the coding sequence ATGAGAGTAGAAGCAGATCAGGACGCCTGCATCGCATCGGGCAACTGCGTGATGATCTCCGACGTGGTCTTCGATCAGGACGAGGACGGGGTGGTCGAAGTCCTCGTCGACGAGGTTCCCGATGATCAGGTCGAGCAGGCGCGCCAGGCCGTCAAGCTGTGCCCGGCCAGCGCGCTGAAACTCACCGGGGAGTGA
- a CDS encoding alpha/beta fold hydrolase: protein MQELRLPTNLGRLRVEVRGAGEAIVFWPSLLMTGGMWAAQAQEFESDHRVILVDPPGHGGSEKLFAPFTFTDCAHTVADILDGVGVERAHFVGNSWGGMIGGTFAALHPDRIGRAVLMNCTASAAGRAQKFEYGLLLRLARAFGGIRGPLTRPVLSAFLGPTTFRTRPEVVAFVRDATHRVDVDSASWAVKSVVPRRPDQRALLSGVTAPVLVIAGDEDATFPVEETIAMAAAIPGADMTVLDGVAHLAALENPRLVNTLIRDFLARG, encoded by the coding sequence GTGCAGGAATTGCGACTGCCCACCAACCTCGGCCGTCTCCGCGTCGAGGTCCGGGGTGCCGGCGAAGCCATCGTGTTCTGGCCCAGCCTGCTGATGACCGGCGGCATGTGGGCCGCCCAGGCGCAGGAGTTCGAGTCCGACCATCGGGTGATCCTGGTTGATCCACCGGGCCACGGAGGCAGCGAAAAGCTGTTCGCGCCATTCACTTTCACCGACTGCGCCCACACCGTGGCTGACATCCTCGACGGAGTCGGCGTCGAACGCGCCCACTTCGTCGGCAACTCATGGGGCGGGATGATCGGCGGGACGTTCGCGGCGCTGCACCCCGACCGTATCGGCCGGGCCGTGCTGATGAATTGCACGGCGTCGGCGGCCGGACGCGCCCAGAAGTTCGAATACGGCCTGCTCTTACGGCTGGCCAGAGCCTTCGGCGGGATCCGCGGCCCACTCACCCGACCGGTGCTCTCGGCTTTCCTGGGCCCTACCACGTTTCGCACACGACCAGAGGTGGTCGCATTCGTGCGGGATGCGACGCACCGTGTCGACGTGGATTCCGCCTCGTGGGCGGTGAAGAGCGTGGTGCCGCGCCGTCCGGATCAGCGGGCGTTGCTCTCCGGGGTGACGGCCCCGGTACTCGTCATCGCCGGCGACGAAGACGCCACGTTCCCGGTCGAGGAGACCATCGCGATGGCCGCGGCCATCCCCGGTGCCGACATGACCGTGCTCGACGGCGTCGCACACCTGGCGGCGCTGGAGAATCCCCGCCTCGTCAACACTTTGATCAGGGATTTCCTCGCACGCGGGTAG
- a CDS encoding cation diffusion facilitator family transporter encodes MGAGHDHSHSSDTRVSRMIIAAAILSGFFVLELVTALLINSIALLADAGHMLTDLVAMFMGLTAVLLAKRGSTSPARTYGWHRAEVFTAVANAALLLGVAGFILYEAFERLGNAPDVPGVPMIVVALAGLAANAVVVMMLRSHSKDSLAVKGAYMEVVADTVGSIGVLVAGIVTVTTGWPYADVVVAVLVALWVLPRAIALARAALRILSESSPQHIDVDELRAALESVDGVTGVHDLHVWTLVPGKDMVTAHLTSNADTARVLDDARALLNARGLAHATVQVEPPESADDCSCEAKD; translated from the coding sequence ATGGGTGCCGGCCACGATCACAGTCACAGCAGCGATACCCGCGTCAGCAGGATGATCATCGCCGCGGCGATCCTCAGCGGCTTCTTCGTCCTTGAGTTGGTCACCGCGCTGCTGATCAACTCGATCGCACTGCTCGCCGACGCAGGCCACATGCTGACCGACCTGGTAGCGATGTTCATGGGTTTGACCGCGGTGTTGCTGGCCAAGCGCGGCAGCACGTCCCCGGCCCGCACCTACGGCTGGCACCGGGCCGAGGTCTTCACCGCGGTGGCAAACGCCGCCCTGCTCCTGGGCGTGGCGGGCTTCATCCTCTACGAGGCCTTCGAACGCCTCGGCAATGCTCCCGACGTCCCCGGCGTCCCGATGATCGTCGTGGCTCTCGCCGGACTGGCGGCCAACGCAGTCGTCGTGATGATGCTGCGGTCGCACTCCAAGGACAGCCTGGCCGTCAAGGGCGCCTACATGGAGGTCGTGGCCGACACCGTCGGCAGCATCGGCGTCCTGGTCGCGGGCATCGTCACCGTCACGACCGGCTGGCCCTACGCCGACGTGGTGGTCGCAGTCCTGGTCGCGCTGTGGGTGCTGCCGCGCGCCATCGCCCTGGCACGGGCTGCGCTGCGGATCCTGAGCGAATCATCCCCGCAACACATCGACGTCGACGAACTCCGAGCCGCACTCGAGTCGGTCGACGGCGTGACCGGCGTGCACGATCTGCACGTGTGGACGCTGGTCCCCGGCAAGGACATGGTCACCGCGCACCTGACCAGCAATGCCGACACCGCGCGGGTGCTCGACGACGCCCGCGCCCTGCTCAACGCGCGGGGCCTGGCCCACGCCACCGTGCAGGTGGAGCCGCCCGAATCAGCCGACGACTGCTCGTGTGAGGCGAAGGACTGA
- a CDS encoding MMPL family transporter yields the protein MIRRLTWLAVLVVVVSGGLLGLLSGGDAASQSPVAVPSDAESARADALRADFQGGDQAPAILVVTRADGGDLGMADVDATADARHRMTDAPGPPLMVSDDGKAAVVTVPLKADLSGFGLNDAVKNLRATAADGLPPGLKAEITGGPAFGADIANSFAGANITLLAVTATVVALLLIVTYRSPVLWLVPLLVIAFADRVGSVVGTAVASGLGLSPDGSTSGITSVLVFGAGTNYALLLISRYREELGRPVDEHPDDAEAGPTHREALVVAVRAAAPAIVASNATVVLALLTLLFASAPSNRSLGVQAASGLVVAAIFVLIVLPPLLALCGKRLFWPFIPKAGATPLTESGVWHRIADAVARKPARVAVASLAGLAVLASALLATPIGLTQTEQFRVQAESVTGYQTLAAHFPSGLTDPTRVIASTAKSGAVQRAITDTPGVVSATPAGQSPTGLSQWSVVIKAEPASDEAFKTIDALRDSVHTADRTALVGGSDAQARDIASAAQRDRLVVIPAILAVVLAVLYLLLRSALAPLVLVGVTVLSALAALGLGGWASVHVFGFPALDNSTPLFAFLFLVALGVDYTIFLVTRAREETPEFGTRQGIVRAVSATGAVITSAGVVLAAVFCVLGVLPLIVLTQLGIIVGLGILLDTFLVRTVIIPALFTLIGPRIWWPGLHAER from the coding sequence GTGATTAGGCGTCTGACGTGGCTCGCGGTGCTGGTCGTTGTCGTCTCCGGCGGCCTGCTGGGGCTGCTCAGCGGTGGCGACGCCGCCTCTCAGTCACCGGTCGCCGTGCCGTCGGACGCCGAGTCGGCGCGGGCCGATGCCTTGCGGGCCGACTTCCAGGGCGGGGACCAGGCCCCGGCGATCCTGGTGGTCACCCGGGCCGACGGCGGTGACCTCGGTATGGCCGACGTCGACGCCACCGCCGATGCGCGCCACCGGATGACCGACGCACCGGGCCCGCCGTTGATGGTCTCCGACGACGGCAAGGCCGCGGTGGTCACCGTGCCGCTGAAGGCCGACCTGTCCGGATTCGGCCTCAACGACGCGGTGAAGAATCTGCGCGCCACGGCCGCGGACGGCCTGCCGCCCGGGCTCAAGGCCGAGATCACCGGCGGCCCGGCCTTCGGCGCCGACATCGCCAATTCATTTGCCGGAGCCAACATCACGCTGCTGGCGGTGACAGCGACGGTGGTGGCCCTGCTGCTCATCGTCACCTATCGCTCACCGGTGCTGTGGTTGGTGCCGCTGCTGGTGATCGCCTTCGCCGACCGCGTCGGTTCCGTTGTCGGCACCGCCGTTGCCTCCGGGCTCGGGCTGAGCCCAGACGGCTCCACCTCCGGCATCACCAGCGTGCTGGTGTTCGGTGCGGGCACCAACTATGCGCTGCTGCTGATTTCGCGGTATCGCGAGGAGCTCGGCCGCCCCGTCGATGAGCACCCGGACGACGCGGAAGCCGGCCCAACACACCGCGAAGCACTGGTGGTTGCGGTCCGGGCCGCCGCACCGGCGATCGTGGCCAGTAACGCCACCGTGGTACTGGCCCTGCTGACCCTGCTGTTCGCCTCTGCACCGAGCAACCGCAGCCTGGGCGTGCAGGCCGCGTCGGGTCTGGTGGTCGCCGCGATCTTCGTCCTGATCGTGCTACCGCCACTGCTCGCCCTGTGCGGCAAGCGCCTCTTCTGGCCGTTCATTCCCAAGGCGGGCGCTACCCCACTGACCGAAAGCGGCGTCTGGCACCGGATCGCGGACGCGGTCGCCCGCAAACCGGCCCGCGTCGCCGTCGCGTCGCTGGCCGGCCTGGCAGTGTTGGCCAGTGCCCTGTTGGCCACCCCGATCGGGCTGACCCAGACCGAGCAGTTCCGGGTACAGGCCGAATCGGTGACCGGCTACCAGACGCTGGCCGCGCACTTCCCGAGCGGCCTGACCGACCCCACCCGCGTCATCGCCTCCACCGCCAAGTCCGGCGCCGTGCAGCGAGCGATCACCGACACCCCCGGGGTGGTCAGCGCGACCCCCGCCGGACAGTCCCCGACCGGGCTGAGCCAGTGGTCGGTGGTGATCAAAGCCGAGCCTGCCTCCGACGAGGCTTTCAAAACCATTGACGCCCTGCGTGATTCAGTTCATACCGCGGACCGAACCGCCCTGGTGGGCGGGTCGGACGCCCAGGCCAGGGACATCGCCTCGGCGGCCCAGCGTGACCGGCTGGTGGTGATTCCCGCGATCCTCGCCGTGGTGCTGGCGGTGCTCTATCTGCTGCTGCGCTCTGCGCTGGCACCTCTGGTACTGGTCGGGGTCACCGTCCTCAGCGCCCTGGCCGCGCTCGGCCTGGGCGGCTGGGCCAGCGTGCACGTGTTCGGATTCCCGGCGCTGGACAACAGCACCCCGCTGTTCGCGTTCCTGTTCCTGGTGGCCCTCGGTGTGGACTACACCATCTTCCTGGTGACCCGGGCCCGTGAGGAGACCCCGGAGTTCGGCACCCGGCAGGGCATCGTGCGTGCGGTCTCGGCCACCGGCGCCGTGATCACCAGCGCGGGCGTGGTACTCGCGGCAGTGTTCTGTGTGCTGGGCGTGCTGCCGCTGATCGTGCTGACACAGCTGGGCATCATCGTCGGTCTCGGCATCCTGCTGGACACCTTCCTGGTCCGCACGGTGATCATCCCTGCGCTGTTCACGTTGATCGGGCCGCGCATCTGGTGGCCGGGGCTGCACGCCGAGCGCTAG
- a CDS encoding DUF3151 domain-containing protein, whose product MTRMGDLLGPDPVLLPGDPEAEDELAAGEKAAVVAAAHPSASIAWAVLAENALAEDKAVTAYAYARTGYHRGLDQLRRNGWKGFGPVPFAHEPNQGFLRCVAALARAADDIGETDEFQRCLDLLDDCDPSARAELGLA is encoded by the coding sequence ATGACACGGATGGGTGATTTGTTGGGGCCGGATCCGGTCCTCCTTCCCGGGGATCCGGAGGCCGAGGACGAGTTGGCCGCGGGTGAGAAGGCCGCCGTGGTGGCCGCCGCCCACCCGTCGGCGTCGATCGCATGGGCCGTACTGGCCGAGAATGCCCTCGCCGAGGACAAGGCCGTCACCGCATATGCCTATGCCCGGACCGGTTATCACCGCGGGCTGGATCAGTTGCGGCGCAACGGCTGGAAGGGCTTCGGCCCGGTGCCGTTCGCCCACGAGCCGAACCAGGGATTCCTGCGGTGCGTGGCCGCCCTGGCCCGGGCCGCGGACGACATCGGCGAGACCGACGAGTTCCAGCGGTGCCTCGACCTGCTCGACGACTGCGATCCGTCGGCGCGGGCCGAACTCGGCCTGGCCTGA